A region of Arabidopsis thaliana chromosome 5, partial sequence DNA encodes the following proteins:
- a CDS encoding helicase domain-containing protein / IBR domain-containing protein / zinc finger protein-like protein (helicase domain-containing protein / IBR domain-containing protein / zinc finger protein-related; FUNCTIONS IN: helicase activity, zinc ion binding, ATP-dependent helicase activity, nucleic acid binding, ATP binding; LOCATED IN: intracellular, chloroplast; CONTAINS InterPro DOMAIN/s: Helicase-associated domain (InterPro:IPR007502), DNA/RNA helicase, DEAD/DEAH box type, N-terminal (InterPro:IPR011545), Zinc finger, RING-type, conserved site (InterPro:IPR017907), Domain of unknown function DUF1605 (InterPro:IPR011709), Zinc finger, C6HC-type (InterPro:IPR002867), Zinc finger, RING-type (InterPro:IPR001841), DNA/RNA helicase, ATP-dependent, DEAH-box type, conserved site (InterPro:IPR002464), DEAD-like helicase, N-terminal (InterPro:IPR014001), Zinc finger, C2H2-type (InterPro:IPR007087), DNA/RNA helicase, C-terminal (InterPro:IPR001650), Helicase, superfamily 1/2, ATP-binding domain (InterPro:IPR014021); BEST Arabidopsis thaliana protein match is: helicase domain-containing protein / IBR domain-containing protein / zinc finger protein-related (TAIR:AT4G01020.1); Has 13101 Blast hits to 12313 proteins in 1655 species: Archae - 17; Bacteria - 3301; Metazoa - 3520; Fungi - 1983; Plants - 1450; Viruses - 719; Other Eukaryotes - 2111 (source: NCBI BLink).): MRNSFPPSDGGRSATDRRQQSSHSSSTNRYNSRSAQSSPPLNHRPTWNQQHSQYPNSNFPPNYRRDRNPSSGYSPPVTRARPNFIVQLLHPAAANSDTKLCFSTKKQEIESLALLCEIPEESIHVPQFGCIAGSFSFRQWVDARSAVVALWDYRLQGKHEFVPELIPNVIVPSDMNELKDRLRDLFSSHILSLMENGEGVKKVRLEIEEKSRQVVSFSSKRGLKFEVFEKKKAIEAERDLVVNRLEEFNNAMKSILRYLIGQDGYEFDLDDEEEGDVAVFCLEGAYDWRRIHCLIRRECRRLEDGLPIYAYRRQILKKIHREQIMVLIGETGSGKSTQLVQFLADSGVAASESIVCTQPRKIAAMTLADRVREESSGCYEENTVSCTPTFSSTEEISSKVVYMTDNCLLQHYMKDRSLSGISCVIIDEAHERSLNTDLLLALLKKLLSRRIDLRLVIMSATADAKQLSQYFFSCGILLVNGRNFPVEIVYSPSDTEENSVVGGIASYVGDVVKMAVEIHKTEKEGTILAFLTSQAEVEWACERFITPSAIALPLHGKLSFEEQFRVFQNHPGRRKVIFATNIAETSLTIPGVKYVIDSGMVKESKYEPRTGMSILKVCRVSQSSARQRAGRAGRTEPGRCYRLYSKNDFDSMNLNQEPEIRRVHLGVALLRMLALGVNNIAEFNFVDAPVPEAIAMAVQNLVQLGAVVEKNGVHELTQEGHCLVKLGLEPKLGKLILGCFRHRMGKEGIVLAAVMANASSIFCRVGNFDDKMKADRLKVQFCNQNGDLFTLLSVYKEWASLPRERRNKWCWENSLNAKSMRRCEDTVKELEICIERELTLVSPSYWVWNPNEGTKHDKHLKMVILASLAENVAMYTGYNQLGYEVALTGQQVQLHPSCSLLAFGQKPSWVVFGELLSIVDQYLVCVTACDFEALYMLDPPPPFDVSQMDERRLRIKKVVGCSSTVLKRFCGKSNRSLLSIVSRARSLCSDERIGIQVDVDQNEIRLYAPPLDMEKVSALVNDALECEKKWMHNECLEKYLYHGRGQVPIALFGSGAQIKHLEVDQRFLTVDVLYYGDDVVDDRELLTFLEKKIDGSICSIYKFAANKQDCDEKEKWGRITFLTPESAMKATEIQKFYFKGSVLKLFPSLSTGGGIFKMPYFSSVTAKIRWPRRESSGRGCLKCPSGDIHRILGDISSLEIGTNYVHIQRDQQSNDSILISGLGDLSEAEVLDVLEFRTQRRDLNFFIFRKKYSVQCPSPTACEEELHKRIFARMSAKNPEPNCVQVQVFEPKEDNYFMRALIKFDGRLHFEAAKALQELNGEVLPGCLPWQKIKCEQLFQSSIICSASIYNTVKRQLNVLLARFERQKGGECCLEPTHNGAYRVKITAYATRPVAEMRRELEELLRGRPINHPGFTRRVLQHLMSRDGINLMRKIQQETETYILLDRHNLTVRICGTSEKIAKAEQELIQALMDYHESKQLEIHLRGPEIRPDLMKEVVKRFGPELQGIKEKVHGVDLKLNTRYHVIQVHGSKEMRQEVQKMVNELAREKSALGEKPDEIEVECPICLSEVDDGYSLEGCSHLFCKACLLEQFEASMRNFDAFPILCSHIDCGAPIVLADMRALLSQEKLDELFSASLSSFVTSSDGKFRFCSTPDCPSVYRVAGPQESGEPFICGACHSEICTRCHLEYHPLITCERYKKFKENPDLSLKDWAKGKNVKECPICKSTIEKTDGCNHMKCRCGKHICWTCLDVFTQEEPCYAHLRTIHGGIGLVE, encoded by the exons ATGAGGAACTCTTTTCCTCCTTCAGACGGTGGAAGATCGGCGACTGATCGTCGTCAGCAGTCGTCTCACTCATCCTCCACGAACCGTTATAACTCTCGCTCTGCACAATCTTCTCCGCCGCTCAACCACCGTCCTACTTGGAACCAGCAACACTCTCAGTACCCTAACTcaaatttcccgccaaattaCAGGCGTGATCGTAATCCGTCGTCGGGATACTCGCCTCCAGTTACGCGGGCTAGACCTAATTTCATCGTTCAGCTGCTTCACCCCGCCGCCGCTAACAGTGACACAAAGCTGTGTTTTTCGACTAAGAAACAAGAGATCGAGAGTCTCGCTTTGCTTTGCGAAATTCCTGAGGAATCAATTCATGTGCCTCAATTTGGTTGTATCGCTGGAAGTTTCAGTTTTCGTCAGTGGGTCGATGCGCGCTCTGCCGTGGTGGCTCTTTGGGATTATCGACTTCAAGGGAAGCATGAGTTTGTTCCTGAGCTGATCCCTAATGTTATTGTTCCGTCTGACATGAACGAGCTTAAAGACAGGCTTCGTGATCTTTTCTCGTCTCATATTCTTTCGCTTATGGAAAATGGAGAAGGCGTCAAGAAGGTGAGGTTGGAGATTGAGGAGAAGTCTCGTCAAGTTGTGTCCTTTTCGTCTAAAAGGGGTCTTAAATTTGaggtttttgagaaaaagaaggcTATAGAGGCTGAGAGAGATTTGGTTGTGAATCGGCTTGAAGAATTCAATAATGCCATGAAGAGCATTTTGCGATATCTCATAGGACAAGACGGGTATGAGTTTGAtttagatgatgaagaagaaggagacgTGGCCGTGTTTTGTTTGGAAGGGGCTTATGATTGGAGACGTATTCATTGTTTGATTCGTAGGGAGTGTCGAAGGCTAGAGGATGGACTTCCTATCTATGCCTACCGGCGgcagattttgaagaaaattcaTCGTGAACAG ATAATGGTGTTGATTGGAGAAACTGGTTCAGGGAAGAGCACTCAGTTAGTTCAGTTCCTTGCTGATTCCGGAGTTGCTGCTAGTGAGTCGATTGTTTGTACACAACCACGGAAGATTGCTGCCATGACATTGGCTGATCGGGTCAGAGAAGAAAGCAGTGGTTGTTATGAGGAAAATACTGTTTCTTGTACTCCAACTTTTTCGTCTACTGAGGAGATTAGTTCCAAAGTTGTATACATGACGGATAATTGTCTGCTTCAGCACTACATGAAAGATCGGAGTTTGTCTGGCATTTCATGTGTTATTATTGACGAAGCTCATGAAAGAAGCTTAAACACGGACCTTCTGTTGGCATTGCTTAAAAAGTTGCTATCCAGAAGGATTGACCTGAGGCTTGTAATCATGTCTGCCACGGCCGATGCCAAACAACTTTCACAGTATTTCTTCAGTTGTGGTATTCTTCTTGTCAATGGGAGGAACTTTCCGGTGGAGATTGTATATTCCCCTAGTGACACAGAAGAGAATTCTGTTGTTGGCGGCATTGCTTCATATGTTGGCGATGTTGTTAAAATGGCAGTGGAAATacataaaacagagaaagaaggaaCCATCCTTGCATTCTTGACTTCCCAAGCAGAGGTAGAATGGGCATGCGAAAGGTTTATAACTCCGTCTGCAATTGCTTTGCCTTTGCATGGAAAGCTTTCCTTCGAAGAACAGTTTAGGGTTTTCCAGAACCATCCTGGGAGACGGAAAGTGATATTTGCCACAAATATTGCAGAGACGTCGCTGACTATTCCTGGTGTCAAGTATGTAATTGATTCCGGGATGGTGAAAGAGAGTAAATATGAACCTAGAACGGGGATGAGCATCCTCAAGGTGTGCCGGGTCAGTCAGAGTTCTGCTCGACAACGTGCTGGTCGTGCTGGAAGGACAGAACCCGGAAGATGTTACAGACTCTACTCAAAAAACgattttgattcaatgaaTCTTAATCAGGAACCAGAAATTCGGAGGGTCCATCTTGGTGTAGCACTTTTGAGGATGCTTGCTCTGGGTGTCAACAACATAGCAGAATTTAACTTTGTTGATGCGCCTGTCCCGGAAGCCATTGCAATGGCTGTCCAAAATCTTGTTCAGTTGGGTGCAGTTGTTGAGAAGAACGGTGTTCATGAATTAACACAGGAAGGGCATTGTTTAGTCAAGCTGGGGCTGGAGCCAAAGCTTGGAAAGTTAATTTTAGGCTGCTTCAGACACAGAATGGGCAAAGAGGGGATTGTTCTTGCTGCTGTCATGGCTAATGCTAGTAGTATATTTTGCAGAGTTGGCAACTTCGATGATAAGATGAAAGCTGATCGCCTAAAG GTGCAATTCTGCAATCAGAATGGAGACTTGTTCACTCTTCTTTCGGTGTACAAAGAATGGGCATCTCTGCcgcgagagagaagaaataaatggTGCTGGGAAAATAGCCTGAATGCCAAATCAATGAGGAGATGTGAAGACACAGTCAAGGAATTGGAGATATGCATTGAGAGAGAACTTACTCTTGTCAGTCCTAGTTACTGGGTTTGGAATCCAAATGAGGGTACTAAACACGACAAGCATTTGAAAATGGTTATACTTGCATCTCTTGCAGAAAACGTGGCGATGTACACTGGCTATAATCAGCTTGGATACGAGGTGGCATTGACTGGTCAACAAGTTCAGTTACATCCATCGTGTTCATTGCTAGCATTTGGCCAGAAGCCAAGCTGGGTTGTTTTCGGTGAACTTCTATCTATTGTGGACCAGTACTTGGTATGTGTAACTGCGTGTGATTTTGAAGCTTTGTATATGCTTGATCCACCACCACCTTTTGACGTATCCCAGATGGATGAGCGGAGGCTCCGAATTAAAAAAGTGGTTGGTTGTAGCAGCACTGTGCTAAAACGATTCTGTGGGAAATCTAATCGTAGTCTGCTTTCAATTGTTTCTCGTGCTAGGTCTCTTTGTTCGGATGAAAGGATTGGTATTCAAGTCGATGTTGATCAGAATGAGATTCGACTGTATGCGCCTCCCCTCGACATGGAAAAAGTGTCAGCCCTTGTGAACGATGCATTGGAATGTGAAAAGAAATGGATGCATAATGAATGTTTGGAGAAGTATCTATATCATGGTCGGGGACAAGTACCTATTGCACTGTTTGGATCTGGTGCTCAGATAAAGCATCTTGAAGTTGATCAGAGATTTCTGACAGTCGATGTACTTTATTATGGcgatgatgttgttgatgacAGAGAGCTTCTGACGtttctggagaagaagattgatggGTCTATTTGCTCTATATACAAGTTTGCTGCGAACAAGCAAGACTGTGATGAGAAGGAGAAGTGGGGTAGAATAACCTTTCTCACTCCAGAATCTGCTATGAAGGCAACAGAAATTcagaaattttatttcaaagGATCAGTGCTCAAATTATTTCCATCACTGTCAACTGGTGGAGGAATTTTCAAGATGCCTTATTTCTCTTCCGTGACAGCTAAGATTCGTTGGCCGAGAAGGGAAAGCAGTGGTAGAGGATGTCTTAAGTGCCCTTCCGGAGATATTCACCGTATACTTGGTGATATATCCAGCCTTGAGATAGGAACAAATTATGTCCATATTCAGAGAGATCAACAGTCAAATGATTCTATCTTGATAAGTGGACTTGGAGATCTTTCGGAAGCAGAAGTTTTAGATGTTTTGGAATTCAGAACGCAGAGAAGAGATCTgaattttttcatattcagaaaaaaatacagTGTGCAGTGCCCATCTCCTACTGCTTGCGAAGAAGAGCTTCATAAGAGAATATTTGCGCGCATGTCAGCAAAGAATCCAGAGCCAAACTGTGTCCAAGTTCAAGTTTTTGAACCAAAAGAAGACAATTACTTCATGCGAGCGTTAATTAAGTTTGACGGGAGATTACATTTCGAAGCTGCAAAAGCTTTGCAAGAGTTAAATGGGGAGGTGCTACCTGGATGTCTTCCATGGCAGAAGATAAAGTGCGAACAATTGTTTCAGAGCTCCATAATCTGCTCCGCTTCTATCTACAACACTGTCAAAAGACAATTGAACGTTTTATTAGCAAGGTTTGAGAgacaaaaag ggGGTGAATGCTGTCTGGAACCAACTCATAACGGGGCTTATCGTGTTAAAATTACTGCTTATGCAACAAGACCCGTTGCGGAGATGCGGAGAGAACTTGAAGAACTCTTAAGAGGAAGACCCATAAACCATCCAGGCTTCACACGTAGAGTCCTGCAGCATCTTATGTCCAGAGATGGTATTAATCTGATGCGGAAGATCCAGCAGGAGACAGAAACTTACATTCTATTAGATAGGCACAATCTCACAGTACGCATTTGTGGAACAAGTGAGAAAATTGCCAAGGCAGAACAAGAACTGATTCAGGCACTTATGGATTATCATGAGAGCAAGCAACTTGAAATCCACCTCCGAGGTCCTGAGATCCGTCCTGACCTCATGAAGGAAGTTGTGAAGCGGTTTGGTCCGGAGCTCCAAGGTATCAAAGAAAAGGTGCATGGTGTGGATCTCAAGCTCAACACCCGGTACCATGTTATTCAGGTTCATGGGAGCAAAGAAATGAGGCAGGAAGTACAAAAGATGGTCAATGAACTTGCACGAGAAAAGAGTGCACTGGGTGAAAAACCAGATGAGATTGAAGTTGAATGCCCCATTTGCTTGTCTGAAGTTGATGATGGCTACTCTCTTGAAGGATGTTCACACCTCTTCTGCAAAGCTTGTTTGTTGGAGCAATTTGAGGCATCGATGAGAAACTTTGACGCATTCCCAATACTTTGTTCTCACATAGACTGTGGAGCTCCAATAGTACTCGCTGATATGAGAGCCCTCTTATCACAAGAGAAGCTCGATGAACTCTTCAGCGCATCCTTGTCCTCTTTTGTAACATCCAGTGATGGAAAGTTCAGGTTTTGCTCCACACCTGATTGCCCTTCCGTCTACCGTGTAGCTGGACCTCAAGAATCTGGTGAGCCATTCATCTGTGGAGCATGTCACTCAGAAATATGCACAAGGTGTCACCTCGAGTATCACCCGTTAATCACTTGTGAAAGGTACAAAAAGTTCAAGGAAAATCCGGACTTGTCGCTAAAGGACTGGGCAAAAGGGAAGAACGTAAAGGAGTGTCCGATTTGCAAGTCGACGATAGAGAAGACTGATGGGTGTAACCATATGAAGTGCCGGTGTGGAAAGCACATTTGTTGGACCTGCTTAGACGTCTTCACTCAAGAAGAACCTTGTTATGCCCATTTAAGGACAATTCATGGTGGAATCGGATTAGTCGAGTAA
- the RING1 gene encoding RING/U-box superfamily protein (RING1; CONTAINS InterPro DOMAIN/s: Zinc finger, RING-type (InterPro:IPR001841), Zinc finger, C3HC4 RING-type (InterPro:IPR018957); BEST Arabidopsis thaliana protein match is: RING/U-box superfamily protein (TAIR:AT1G72220.1); Has 1807 Blast hits to 1807 proteins in 277 species: Archae - 0; Bacteria - 0; Metazoa - 736; Fungi - 347; Plants - 385; Viruses - 0; Other Eukaryotes - 339 (source: NCBI BLink).), which yields MAFNHRKMLLSCLQFKDLRFCFRQYPPPPPPPPPPRELSLLLPTSICVVGSIILFLFLVFFLYLHITQQRRISAASVTPGDTNQQEDEDETEERDFSDFHHVWQIPTVGLHRSAINSITVVGFKKGEGIIDGTECSVCLNEFEEDESLRLLPKCSHAFHLNCIDTWLLSHKNCPLCRAPVLLITEPPHQETETNHQPDSESSNDLRGRQDSSRSRRNHNIFLPRAQSDLANYCGSGRVENVRRSFSIGGSLSLCDGINNATRSGRQFYTSFSANLFSSSRRVRNEQPIPQNQMPSVTGNTS from the coding sequence ATGGCGTTTAATCACAGAAAAATGCTTCTTTCATGTCTACAGTTTAAAGATTTACGCTTTTGTTTCCGGCAATACCCTCCcccgccaccaccaccaccgccaccgaGGGAGCTCTCTCTCCTACTCCCCACCTCGATCTGCGTCGTCGGCTCAATCATACTCTTTCTATTTCtagtcttcttcctctacctCCACATCACGCAACAACGGCGGATTTCAGCCGCCAGCGTAACTCCCGGTGACACAAACCAACAGGAAGATGAGGACgaaacagaggagagagaTTTCTCCGACTTTCATCACGTTTGGCAAATCCCAACCGTCGGTCTCCACCGTTCCGCGATCAACTCGATCACAGTCGTTGGATTCAAAAAGGGAGAAGGGATAATCGACGGCACAGAATGCTCTGTCTGCTTAAACGAGTTTGAAGAAGACGAGTCGCTGAGACTGTTACCAAAGTGTAGCCATGCCTTTCATCTAAATTGCATCGACACTTGGTTGCTCTCTCACAAGAACTGTCCTTTATGTCGTGCCCCTGTACTTCTTATCACTGAACCACctcatcaagaaacagagacgAATCATCAACCAGATTCTGAATCGAGCAATGACCTCCGTGGAAGACAAGACAGTTCCAGATCTAGAAGAAACCAtaacatttttcttccaaGGGCACAAAGTGATTTGGCAAACTACTGTGGCTCAGGAAGAGTAGAAAACGTGAGAAGATCGTTTTCAATTGGAGGAAGCTTATCACTTTGCGATGGTATTAACAATGCTACTAGAAGTGGAAGACAGTTCTATACCAGCTTCAGTGCTAACTTGTTCTCATCATCAAGAAGAGTAAGGAACGAACAACCGATTCCACAAAACCAAATGCCATCCGTAACTGGTAACACCAGTTAA
- a CDS encoding Histone superfamily protein (Histone superfamily protein; FUNCTIONS IN: DNA binding; INVOLVED IN: nucleosome assembly; LOCATED IN: chloroplast, nucleosome; EXPRESSED IN: 23 plant structures; EXPRESSED DURING: 13 growth stages; CONTAINS InterPro DOMAIN/s: Histone H3 (InterPro:IPR000164), Histone-fold (InterPro:IPR009072), Histone core (InterPro:IPR007125); BEST Arabidopsis thaliana protein match is: Histone superfamily protein (TAIR:AT5G10400.1); Has 30201 Blast hits to 17322 proteins in 780 species: Archae - 12; Bacteria - 1396; Metazoa - 17338; Fungi - 3422; Plants - 5037; Viruses - 0; Other Eukaryotes - 2996 (source: NCBI BLink).), translating into MARTKQTARKSTGGKAPRKQLATKAARKSAPATGGVKKPHRFRPGTVALREIRKYQKSTELLIRKLPFQRLVREIAQDFKTDLRFQSSAVAALQEAAEAYLVGLFEDTNLCAIHAKRVTIMPKDIQLARRIRGERA; encoded by the coding sequence ATGGCTCGTACTAAGCAAACCGCGAGGAAATCCACAGGAGGCAAAGCACCAAGAAAGCAACTCGCAACCAAGGCGGCAAGGAAATCTGCTCCGGCCACCGGAGGAGTGAAGAAGCCGCATAGATTCCGTCCAGGAACTGTTGCCTTGAGAGAGATCAGGAAGTATCAGAAGAGCACTGAGCTTCTGATCCGTAAGCTTCCTTTCCAGCGTCTGGTTCGTGAGATAGCTCAGGATTTCAAGACGGATCTGAGGTTTCAGAGCAGTGCTGTTGCTGCTTTACAAGAGGCTGCTGAGGCTTACCTTGTTGGTTTGTTTGAAGACACTAATCTTTGCGCCATTCACGCTAAGAGGGTCACCATCATGCCTAAGGATATCCAGCTCGCGAGGAGAATCAGAGGAGAAAGAGCTTGA
- a CDS encoding Histone superfamily protein (Histone superfamily protein; FUNCTIONS IN: DNA binding; INVOLVED IN: nucleosome assembly; LOCATED IN: chloroplast, nucleosome; EXPRESSED IN: 21 plant structures; EXPRESSED DURING: 14 growth stages; CONTAINS InterPro DOMAIN/s: Histone H3 (InterPro:IPR000164), Histone-fold (InterPro:IPR009072), Histone core (InterPro:IPR007125); BEST Arabidopsis thaliana protein match is: Histone superfamily protein (TAIR:AT5G10390.1); Has 30201 Blast hits to 17322 proteins in 780 species: Archae - 12; Bacteria - 1396; Metazoa - 17338; Fungi - 3422; Plants - 5037; Viruses - 0; Other Eukaryotes - 2996 (source: NCBI BLink).): MARTKQTARKSTGGKAPRKQLATKAARKSAPATGGVKKPHRFRPGTVALREIRKYQKSTELLIRKLPFQRLVREIAQDFKTDLRFQSSAVAALQEAAEAYLVGLFEDTNLCAIHAKRVTIMPKDIQLARRIRGERA; this comes from the coding sequence ATGGCTCGTACCAAGCAAACAGCTCGTAAATCCACCGGAGGAAAGGCACCAAGGAAGCAACTCGCGACCAAAGCTGCGAGGAAATCAGCTCCAGCCACCGGAGGAGTGAAGAAGCCACACAGATTCCGTCCAGGAACGGTGGCGTTGAGAGAAATCAGGAAGTATCAGAAGAGTACTGAGCTTTTGATCCGTAAGCTTCCGTTCCAGAGATTGGTTCGTGAGATTGCTCAAGATTTCAAGACGGATCTGAGGTTCCAGAGCAGTGCCGTCGCAGCTCTTCAGGAAGCAGCTGAGGCTTATCTTGTTGGGCTCTTTGAAGATACTAATCTCTGTGCGATTCATGCTAAGAGGGTTACGATTATGCCTAAGGATATCCAGCTTGCGAGGAGAATCAGAGGAGAGAGGGCTTAA